From Streptomyces asiaticus, one genomic window encodes:
- a CDS encoding SPW_0924 family protein translates to MRALTAAAIGLAAALAIVLTMTAIGAPSGETSPEPLLTTVPKHP, encoded by the coding sequence ATGCGTGCCCTCACCGCCGCCGCGATCGGACTCGCCGCCGCCCTCGCCATCGTTCTCACGATGACGGCCATCGGCGCCCCCAGCGGTGAGACCTCCCCGGAACCCCTGCTCACCACCGTCCCCAAGCACCCCTGA
- a CDS encoding lytic murein transglycosylase: MAPLIGRRLRKGAATTAVAAAAMAALTASQAPGFANSDHGDRNREQRAGESPAPDDNTPIDGGSSYHTDLPPLVTPDKPGSSIDLPGLPGGSSTKPEAGIPASVLAAYKKAEAALRESNPGCNLPWELLAAIGKVESGQAGGGNVGADGTTVSPILGPVLNGDGFALIKDTDGGAYDGDSQHDRAVGPMQFIPSTWADWGRDGNGDGEKDPNNVYDAALAAGSYLCADGRDLSVKADLDRAILGYNHSREYLNTVLSWFEYYKRGTHEVPDGTGVIPSGNDSGSGSGDKGKDSGKNPGKGGDKGKENNAHTLPKPNDTPDTTTPTPPTGDNSGTPGNPGTGSPTTPPSTPSGTSKLTTVGAKELSATAGTGFDRSPRVKAVDTAGKPVADAKVRYEILGDTDTRFLGLVKSATVLTAADGTATAPKLRAGEKTGTFTVRATAVGREAAPVEFTATVKARPVPQADALARIGDKKFTARTGDSFADLLTVKATNKGKVMADVPVTATMITSAKDPKPSDKGPYFLDDKGKPVRTLAALKTNDLGRLTLPKILTDDQAGTFLLRLTAEGGAVLDIELTVTKAPAS, translated from the coding sequence ATGGCACCGCTAATCGGCCGACGACTGCGCAAGGGGGCGGCCACGACAGCGGTGGCGGCGGCCGCGATGGCCGCCCTCACCGCGTCCCAGGCGCCGGGATTCGCCAATTCCGACCATGGCGACCGGAACCGGGAGCAGCGGGCGGGTGAGTCGCCGGCGCCGGACGACAACACCCCCATAGACGGTGGTTCCTCGTACCACACCGATCTGCCACCCCTGGTCACCCCCGACAAGCCGGGCTCCTCGATCGATCTGCCCGGGCTCCCCGGGGGCAGCAGCACCAAGCCCGAGGCGGGCATCCCCGCGAGCGTCCTCGCCGCCTACAAGAAGGCGGAAGCGGCCCTGAGGGAGTCCAACCCCGGCTGCAATCTGCCCTGGGAGCTGCTCGCCGCGATCGGCAAGGTCGAGTCCGGCCAGGCCGGCGGCGGCAATGTGGGCGCCGACGGCACCACCGTCTCGCCCATCCTCGGCCCGGTTCTGAACGGCGACGGCTTCGCCCTGATCAAGGACACCGACGGCGGTGCCTACGACGGCGACAGTCAGCATGACCGGGCGGTCGGCCCCATGCAGTTCATCCCGTCCACCTGGGCCGACTGGGGCCGGGACGGCAATGGCGACGGCGAGAAGGACCCCAACAACGTCTATGACGCCGCCCTCGCCGCGGGCAGCTACCTCTGCGCGGACGGCCGCGACCTGTCCGTCAAGGCCGATCTGGACCGCGCGATCCTCGGCTACAACCACTCGCGGGAGTACCTGAACACCGTCCTGTCGTGGTTCGAGTACTACAAGCGCGGCACCCATGAGGTCCCCGACGGCACCGGTGTGATCCCCTCGGGGAACGACTCCGGCTCGGGCTCGGGCGACAAGGGCAAGGACTCGGGCAAGAACCCGGGGAAGGGCGGCGACAAGGGCAAGGAGAACAACGCCCACACCCTGCCCAAGCCCAACGACACGCCCGACACCACCACCCCGACCCCGCCGACCGGTGACAACTCCGGCACGCCCGGCAACCCCGGCACCGGGTCCCCGACCACTCCGCCGTCCACCCCGAGCGGCACCAGCAAGCTCACCACCGTTGGCGCGAAGGAGCTGTCCGCCACCGCGGGCACCGGGTTCGACCGGTCGCCGCGCGTCAAGGCCGTGGACACCGCGGGCAAACCGGTGGCCGACGCCAAGGTGCGGTACGAGATCCTCGGTGACACCGACACGCGCTTCCTCGGCCTGGTCAAGTCCGCCACCGTGCTGACCGCCGCCGATGGCACCGCCACCGCGCCGAAGCTGCGCGCGGGCGAGAAGACCGGCACCTTCACCGTGCGCGCCACCGCCGTGGGGCGGGAGGCCGCCCCGGTCGAGTTCACCGCCACCGTCAAGGCCCGGCCCGTGCCGCAGGCCGACGCGCTGGCCCGGATCGGCGACAAGAAGTTCACGGCCCGGACCGGCGACTCCTTCGCCGACCTGCTCACCGTCAAGGCCACCAACAAGGGCAAGGTCATGGCGGATGTCCCGGTGACCGCCACCATGATCACGTCGGCGAAGGACCCGAAACCCAGCGACAAGGGGCCCTACTTCCTGGACGACAAGGGCAAGCCGGTGCGCACCCTGGCCGCCCTGAAGACCAATGACCTCGGCCGGCTCACGCTGCCGAAGATCCTCACCGATGACCAGGCGGGCACCTTCCTGCTCCGCCTCACCGCCGAGGGCGGCGCCGTCCTGGACATCGAGCTGACGGTCACCAAGGCCCCCGCCTCGTAG
- a CDS encoding FdhF/YdeP family oxidoreductase, which translates to MAAKPPAGDPIQDAPEVTPPQHAAAGLPAVGHSLRIAHQQMGVRRTALTLLRVNQKNGFDCPGCAWPEPDKRHAAEFCENGAKAVAEEATLRRVTPDFFAAHPVADLANRSGYWLGQQGRLTQPMYLPEGAERYEPVSWDRAFDIIGDELTALDSPDEAVFYTSGRTSNEAAFLYQLFAREFGTNNLPDCSNMCHESSGSALTETLGVGKGSVLLEDLYKADLIVVAGQNPGTNHPRMLSALEKAKANGAKIISINPLPEAGLERFKNPQNARGIAGGGTALTDLFLQIRIGGDQALFRLLNKLILETEGATDEEFIHEHTHGFEEFAAAARAADWDETLRATGLDRADIDRALRMVLESKRTIVCWAMGLTQHKHSVPTIREVVNFLLLRGDIGRPGAGVCPVRGHSNVQGDRTMGIFERPAPAFLDALEREFGFAPPREHGFDVVRAIRALRDGQAKVFFAMGGNFVAASPDTEVTEAAMRAARLTVHVSTKLNRSHVVTGARALILPTLGRTERDLQGSGPQFVTVEDSMGMVHASRGRLEPASPRLLSEPAIVCRMARRVLGPGSHTPWEEFGQDYARVRDRIAAVIPGFEDFNDRVSDPSGFALPHAPRDSRSFPTATGKANFTAAPIEYPEAPEGRLLLQTLRSHDQYNTTIYGLDDRYRGVKNGRRVVLVHPEDARELGLADGAYVDLVGEWKDGTERRAAGFRVIHYPTARGCAASYYPETNVLVPLDATADTSNTPASKSVVVRLEQTTPA; encoded by the coding sequence ATGGCAGCCAAGCCGCCCGCAGGCGATCCGATCCAGGACGCGCCCGAGGTCACACCCCCACAACATGCCGCCGCCGGGCTGCCGGCCGTGGGGCATTCGCTGCGCATCGCCCACCAGCAGATGGGCGTGCGCCGCACCGCGCTCACCCTGCTGCGCGTCAACCAGAAGAACGGCTTCGACTGCCCCGGCTGCGCCTGGCCCGAGCCGGACAAGCGCCATGCGGCCGAGTTCTGTGAGAACGGCGCGAAGGCCGTCGCCGAGGAGGCCACCCTCCGCCGGGTGACCCCCGACTTCTTCGCCGCCCACCCGGTGGCGGACCTCGCCAACCGCAGCGGCTACTGGCTCGGCCAGCAGGGCCGGCTGACCCAGCCCATGTACCTGCCCGAGGGCGCCGAGCGGTACGAGCCGGTGTCCTGGGACCGGGCCTTCGACATCATCGGCGACGAGCTGACCGCGCTCGACTCCCCCGACGAGGCGGTCTTCTACACCTCGGGCCGCACCAGCAACGAGGCGGCCTTCCTCTACCAGCTCTTCGCCCGCGAGTTCGGCACCAACAACCTGCCCGACTGCTCCAACATGTGCCATGAGTCGTCCGGCTCGGCGCTCACCGAGACCCTCGGCGTCGGCAAGGGCAGCGTGCTGCTCGAGGACCTCTACAAGGCCGACCTGATCGTCGTGGCCGGGCAGAACCCGGGCACCAACCACCCGCGCATGCTCTCCGCCCTGGAGAAGGCGAAGGCCAACGGCGCGAAGATCATCTCCATCAACCCGCTGCCCGAGGCCGGTCTCGAGCGGTTCAAGAACCCGCAGAACGCCCGCGGTATCGCCGGTGGCGGCACCGCGCTCACCGATCTCTTCCTCCAGATCCGGATCGGCGGCGACCAGGCCCTCTTCCGCCTCCTCAACAAGCTCATCCTGGAGACAGAGGGAGCCACCGACGAGGAGTTCATCCACGAACACACCCACGGCTTCGAGGAGTTCGCCGCCGCGGCCCGCGCCGCCGACTGGGACGAGACGCTGCGCGCCACCGGTCTGGACCGCGCCGACATCGACCGCGCCCTGCGCATGGTCCTCGAATCGAAGCGCACCATCGTGTGCTGGGCGATGGGCCTGACCCAGCACAAGCACTCGGTGCCCACCATCCGTGAGGTCGTCAACTTCCTGCTGCTGCGCGGCGACATCGGCCGTCCCGGCGCCGGGGTCTGCCCGGTGCGCGGCCACAGCAATGTGCAGGGCGACCGCACCATGGGCATCTTCGAGCGCCCCGCCCCGGCCTTCCTGGACGCCCTGGAGCGCGAGTTCGGCTTCGCCCCGCCCCGCGAGCACGGCTTCGACGTCGTCCGGGCCATCCGCGCCCTGCGCGACGGCCAGGCCAAGGTCTTCTTCGCCATGGGCGGCAACTTCGTGGCGGCCTCCCCCGACACCGAGGTCACCGAGGCCGCGATGCGCGCCGCCCGGCTGACCGTCCATGTCTCCACCAAGCTCAACCGCTCCCATGTGGTCACCGGCGCGCGGGCGCTGATCCTGCCCACCCTCGGCCGCACCGAGCGCGATCTCCAGGGCAGCGGCCCGCAGTTCGTCACCGTCGAGGACTCCATGGGCATGGTGCACGCCTCCCGCGGGCGCCTGGAGCCCGCGAGCCCCCGTCTGCTCTCCGAGCCGGCCATCGTCTGCCGAATGGCCCGCCGGGTGCTGGGCCCCGGGAGCCACACCCCCTGGGAGGAGTTCGGACAGGACTACGCGCGCGTCCGCGACCGCATCGCCGCCGTCATCCCCGGTTTCGAGGACTTCAACGACCGGGTGAGCGACCCCTCCGGTTTCGCCCTGCCGCACGCCCCGCGCGACAGCCGCAGCTTCCCCACCGCCACCGGTAAGGCCAACTTCACGGCGGCCCCCATCGAGTACCCCGAGGCGCCCGAGGGCCGGCTGCTGCTGCAGACCCTGCGCTCCCACGACCAGTACAACACCACCATCTACGGCCTGGACGACCGCTACCGCGGCGTCAAGAACGGCCGCCGGGTGGTGCTGGTGCACCCCGAGGACGCCCGGGAGCTCGGGCTGGCCGACGGCGCCTACGTCGACCTGGTCGGCGAGTGGAAGGACGGCACCGAGCGGCGCGCCGCCGGCTTCCGCGTGATCCACTACCCGACCGCGCGCGGCTGCGCCGCCTCGTACTACCCGGAGACCAACGTCCTGGTCCCCCTGGACGCCACCGCCGACACCAGCAACACCCCGGCGAGCAAGTCCGTGGTGGTCCGCCTGGAACAGACAACCCCGGCCTAA
- a CDS encoding ATP-dependent RNA helicase — protein sequence MTDPAAVRAEALDRLPVREAVPELLRALDDRGVAVLCAPPGTGKTTLVPLVLAGLVGGGPVRRVLVAEPRRIAARAAARRMAWLLGERPGGRVGFTVRGERQAGPGTVVEVVTTGVLLQRLQRDQELAGVDAVVLDECHERHLDADTAAAFLLDVRAALRPDLRLIAASATTDAEGWARLLGDGGDGGDGGNGRGDDDGGNGDGDGGVDGGEGPGEPAPVVSAPGVSHPVEVVWAPPERPVRPPHGMRVDPALLDHVAAVVRRALREREGDVLCFLPGVGEIARVAGKLGGLADAEVLQVHGRAPAAVQEAVLAGADGGRRRVVLATSVAESSLTVPGVRIVVDCGLAREPRMDHARGLSALTTVRASRAAARQRAGRAGREAPGVVYRCWPEAEDARLPRFPSPEIAGADLTAFALQTARWGDPDASGLALLDPPPAGAMAAARETLTAIGAVDAAGRATERGTRMARLGLHPRLARALIDGAKEVGTRRAAEVVALLSEEPPREYGDDLAAAWRTARHGGDPYAARWRQEARRLERALTTAGTSSPDGGRGGAGPAPGRDGPAHGDGGRVRDGDRTRGGDGGPAHRSGGPARGGGPRGGDGGPARGGDGPRGDDAVAGMVAALAFPERVARRRGERAYLMAAGTGAELGDGSRLGGAPWLAVAVADRPVTSASARVRLAAVTDEDTARAAAAALASEGEEVRWADGNVLARRVARLGAIELVSRPLADPDPELVRRALLEGLRREGTGLLRWSAQATAVRQRMAFLHREVGGAWPDVSDEALLDRADDWLGTELARARGRADLGRVDAGQALARLMPWATGEAVRFEELAPERIEVPSGSRVRVDYGAERPVLAVKLQELFGWQEAPRIAGGRVPLLIHLLSPAGRPAAVTADLASFWKDGYRSVRAELRGRYPKHPWPEDPTTAQPTRRTNTRR from the coding sequence TTGACCGACCCCGCGGCCGTGCGTGCCGAAGCCCTGGACCGCCTTCCCGTACGCGAAGCCGTGCCCGAGCTGCTGCGCGCGCTCGACGACCGAGGGGTCGCCGTGCTGTGCGCGCCCCCGGGGACCGGTAAGACGACGCTGGTGCCGCTGGTGCTCGCCGGGCTGGTGGGCGGCGGACCGGTGCGGCGGGTACTGGTGGCCGAGCCGCGGCGGATCGCGGCGCGGGCCGCCGCGCGGCGGATGGCGTGGCTGCTGGGCGAGCGGCCGGGCGGCCGGGTCGGCTTCACCGTGCGCGGGGAGCGGCAGGCCGGGCCCGGGACCGTGGTCGAGGTGGTCACGACCGGGGTGCTGTTGCAAAGGCTGCAACGCGATCAGGAGCTGGCCGGCGTCGACGCGGTCGTGCTCGACGAATGCCATGAGCGCCATCTGGACGCGGACACGGCCGCCGCCTTCCTGCTGGACGTCCGGGCCGCCCTGCGCCCCGACCTCCGGCTGATCGCCGCCTCGGCGACCACGGACGCGGAGGGCTGGGCACGGCTGCTCGGCGACGGCGGGGATGGCGGCGACGGCGGGAATGGCCGCGGTGACGACGACGGCGGGAATGGCGACGGTGACGGCGGGGTGGACGGCGGTGAGGGCCCTGGGGAGCCCGCGCCGGTCGTCTCGGCACCGGGGGTCTCCCATCCGGTGGAGGTGGTGTGGGCGCCGCCCGAGCGCCCCGTAAGGCCGCCGCACGGGATGCGGGTGGACCCCGCCCTGCTGGACCATGTCGCGGCCGTGGTGCGGCGGGCGCTGCGCGAGCGGGAGGGCGATGTGCTCTGCTTCCTGCCGGGCGTCGGGGAGATCGCCCGGGTGGCCGGGAAGCTGGGCGGGCTCGCCGACGCGGAGGTCCTCCAGGTGCACGGGCGGGCGCCGGCCGCCGTACAGGAGGCGGTGCTCGCGGGGGCGGACGGCGGACGGCGGCGGGTGGTGCTGGCCACCTCGGTCGCCGAGTCGAGTCTGACCGTGCCGGGCGTGCGGATCGTCGTGGACTGCGGGCTGGCGCGTGAACCCCGGATGGACCACGCACGCGGGCTGAGCGCGCTGACGACCGTAAGGGCGTCACGGGCCGCCGCCCGGCAGCGCGCCGGCCGTGCGGGGCGCGAGGCGCCCGGGGTGGTCTACCGCTGCTGGCCGGAGGCGGAGGACGCCCGGCTGCCGCGTTTCCCGTCCCCCGAGATCGCCGGTGCGGACCTTACGGCCTTCGCGCTCCAGACGGCGCGCTGGGGCGATCCGGACGCCTCCGGGCTGGCCCTGCTCGATCCGCCGCCCGCGGGGGCGATGGCAGCCGCGCGCGAGACGCTGACCGCGATCGGGGCCGTGGACGCCGCCGGACGGGCCACCGAACGCGGCACCCGGATGGCCCGTCTCGGCCTCCACCCCCGCCTCGCGCGGGCGCTCATCGACGGCGCGAAGGAGGTCGGCACGCGCCGGGCGGCCGAGGTGGTGGCCCTGCTGAGCGAGGAGCCCCCGAGGGAGTACGGCGACGACCTCGCGGCCGCCTGGCGCACCGCCCGCCACGGCGGCGACCCCTACGCCGCCCGCTGGCGCCAGGAGGCCCGGCGGCTCGAACGGGCCCTGACCACCGCGGGGACCTCGAGTCCGGACGGCGGGCGGGGCGGTGCAGGTCCGGCGCCGGGCCGGGACGGTCCGGCGCACGGCGATGGCGGTCGCGTGCGCGATGGCGACAGGACGCGCGGCGGCGATGGCGGCCCGGCGCACCGCAGTGGCGGTCCGGCACGTGGCGGTGGCCCGCGCGGCGGCGATGGCGGCCCGGCCCGTGGCGGAGACGGTCCGCGCGGCGATGACGCCGTGGCGGGGATGGTGGCCGCGCTGGCGTTCCCGGAGCGGGTGGCCCGGCGGCGCGGCGAGCGGGCGTACCTCATGGCCGCCGGTACGGGCGCGGAGCTGGGCGACGGCTCACGGCTGGGCGGGGCGCCGTGGCTCGCGGTGGCCGTCGCGGACCGGCCGGTGACCTCCGCGTCGGCGCGGGTACGGCTCGCGGCGGTGACCGACGAGGACACCGCCCGGGCGGCGGCCGCGGCGCTGGCCTCGGAGGGCGAGGAGGTGCGCTGGGCCGACGGAAACGTCCTGGCCCGGCGGGTGGCCCGGCTCGGCGCCATCGAGCTGGTGTCCCGGCCGCTGGCCGACCCCGATCCGGAGCTGGTGCGACGGGCTCTGCTGGAGGGACTGCGCCGCGAGGGCACGGGGCTGCTGCGCTGGTCGGCGCAGGCCACGGCGGTCCGGCAGCGGATGGCGTTCCTCCACCGGGAGGTGGGCGGGGCCTGGCCGGATGTCTCCGACGAGGCGCTGCTGGACCGCGCGGACGACTGGCTCGGGACGGAGCTGGCCCGGGCCCGCGGGCGCGCCGATCTGGGGCGGGTGGACGCCGGACAGGCGCTGGCCCGGCTGATGCCGTGGGCCACGGGCGAGGCGGTGCGGTTCGAGGAGCTGGCGCCGGAGCGGATCGAGGTGCCGAGCGGCTCGCGGGTGCGGGTGGACTACGGCGCGGAGCGGCCCGTGCTGGCGGTGAAGCTCCAGGAGCTGTTCGGCTGGCAGGAGGCCCCCCGGATCGCGGGCGGCCGGGTGCCGCTGCTGATCCACCTGCTGTCCCCGGCGGGACGTCCGGCCGCGGTCACCGCCGATCTGGCGTCCTTCTGGAAGGACGGCTATCGCTCGGTCCGCGCCGAACTGCGCGGCCGATACCCCAAGCACCCCTGGCCCGAGGACCCGACCACGGCCCAACCAACCCGCCGCACCAACACCCGCCGCTGA
- the polA gene encoding DNA polymerase I, with the protein MAEKASKKTAAPATDRTGADRPRLLLLDGHSLAYRAFFALPAENFNTTTGQTTNAIYGFTSMLANTLRDEQPTHLAVAFDVSRKTWRSEQFTEYKANRSKSPDEFKGQVELIGELLDAMKITRFAVDGFEADDVIATLATQAEEQGFDVLIVTGDRDSFQLVTDHVTVLYPTKGVSELTRFTPEKVQEKYGLTPSQYPDFAALRGDPSDNLPGIPGVGEKTAAKWINQFGSFKELVERVEEVKGKVGEKLRDHLESVKLNRQLTELVRDVELAVGPEGLERAPYDREALGVILDALEFRHQNFRDRIMAVDPGAAADEPAATEPGVAVDGVALGAGELAPWLESHRDAPLGLATVDTWALGSGSVSEVALATGSGPAAVFDPSQLDEADERAFAEWIADPDRPKVLHNAKGIMRVFAEHGWSVAGVSMDTALAAYLVKPGRRSFELDALSVEYLGRELSPAAAADGGQLAFGADEEAERDALMIKARTILDLGEAFDGRLKDVGAAGLLHDMELPVSELLARMERSGIAADRGWLERMEQQFAAAVQHAVKEAHDAVGHEFNLGSPKQLQEVLFGELGLPKTKKTKTGYTTDADALAWLAAQTDHELPVIMLRHREQARLRSTVEGLIKTIAPGGRIHTSFNQTVAATGRLSSTDPNLQNIPVRTDEGRAIRRGFVVGDGFESLMTADYSQIELRVMAHLSEDEGLIEAFTSGEDLHTTVASQVFSVDKSAVDPEMRRKIKAMSYGLAYGLSAFGLSQQLGITPDEARKLMENFFERFGGVRDYLQRVVEEARATGYTETMLGRRRYLPDLTSDNRQRREMAERMALNAPIQGTAADIVKIAMLKVDAALTKEKLSSRMLLQVHDEIVLEIAPGERERVEELVRREMMGAFQLSAPLDVSVGSGADWESAAH; encoded by the coding sequence GTGGCAGAGAAAGCATCGAAGAAGACCGCAGCGCCCGCGACCGACCGCACCGGGGCAGACCGCCCCCGCCTGCTCCTGCTGGACGGGCATTCCCTGGCATACCGGGCGTTCTTCGCGCTGCCGGCGGAGAACTTCAACACGACCACCGGCCAGACCACCAACGCGATCTACGGCTTCACCTCGATGCTGGCGAACACGCTCCGTGATGAGCAGCCCACGCACCTCGCCGTGGCGTTCGACGTCTCGCGCAAGACCTGGCGCTCCGAGCAGTTCACCGAGTACAAGGCGAACCGCTCCAAGTCCCCCGACGAGTTCAAGGGTCAGGTCGAGCTGATCGGCGAGCTGCTCGACGCCATGAAGATCACGCGCTTCGCGGTGGATGGCTTCGAGGCCGACGATGTGATCGCCACGCTCGCCACCCAGGCCGAGGAGCAGGGCTTCGACGTCCTGATCGTCACCGGCGACCGGGACTCCTTCCAGCTGGTCACCGACCATGTCACGGTGCTCTACCCCACCAAGGGCGTCTCCGAGCTGACCCGGTTCACCCCCGAGAAGGTGCAGGAGAAGTACGGCCTCACCCCGAGCCAGTACCCCGACTTCGCGGCGCTGCGCGGCGACCCGTCGGACAACCTCCCCGGCATCCCGGGCGTCGGCGAGAAGACCGCGGCGAAGTGGATCAATCAGTTCGGCTCCTTCAAGGAGCTGGTGGAGCGGGTCGAGGAGGTCAAGGGGAAGGTCGGCGAGAAGCTCCGCGACCACCTGGAGTCCGTGAAGCTCAACCGCCAGCTGACCGAGCTGGTGCGGGACGTGGAGCTGGCCGTCGGCCCCGAGGGGCTCGAGCGCGCCCCGTACGACCGGGAGGCGCTCGGGGTGATCCTGGACGCGCTGGAGTTCCGCCACCAGAACTTCCGCGACCGGATCATGGCCGTCGACCCGGGCGCGGCGGCGGACGAGCCCGCGGCCACCGAGCCGGGTGTCGCGGTCGACGGGGTGGCGCTGGGCGCGGGCGAGCTCGCCCCCTGGCTGGAGAGCCACCGCGACGCCCCGCTGGGCCTGGCCACCGTCGACACCTGGGCGCTGGGCAGCGGCAGTGTCAGCGAGGTCGCGCTGGCCACCGGCTCCGGCCCCGCCGCCGTCTTCGACCCCTCGCAGCTGGACGAGGCCGACGAGCGGGCGTTCGCCGAGTGGATCGCGGACCCGGACCGCCCCAAGGTGCTGCACAACGCCAAGGGGATCATGCGGGTCTTCGCCGAGCACGGCTGGTCCGTCGCGGGCGTCTCCATGGACACCGCCCTCGCCGCCTATCTGGTCAAGCCCGGCCGCCGCTCCTTCGAGCTGGACGCCCTGTCGGTGGAGTACCTGGGCCGTGAGCTGTCCCCGGCGGCGGCCGCGGACGGCGGACAGCTGGCCTTCGGCGCCGATGAGGAGGCCGAGCGGGACGCCCTGATGATCAAGGCGCGGACCATCCTGGACCTGGGCGAGGCCTTCGACGGCCGGCTCAAGGACGTGGGCGCGGCCGGGCTGCTGCACGACATGGAGCTGCCCGTCTCCGAGCTGCTGGCCCGGATGGAGCGGTCGGGCATCGCCGCCGACCGCGGCTGGCTGGAGCGCATGGAGCAGCAGTTCGCGGCCGCCGTGCAGCACGCCGTGAAGGAGGCCCACGACGCGGTGGGCCATGAGTTCAACCTCGGCTCGCCCAAGCAGCTCCAGGAGGTGCTCTTCGGCGAGCTGGGCCTGCCCAAGACCAAGAAGACCAAGACCGGGTACACCACGGACGCCGACGCGCTGGCCTGGCTGGCCGCGCAGACCGACCACGAGCTCCCGGTGATCATGCTGCGCCACCGTGAGCAGGCGCGGCTGCGCTCCACCGTCGAGGGCCTGATCAAGACCATCGCCCCCGGCGGCCGCATCCACACCTCCTTCAACCAGACCGTGGCGGCCACCGGCCGGCTCTCCTCCACCGACCCCAATCTCCAGAACATCCCGGTGCGCACCGACGAGGGCCGGGCGATCCGGCGCGGCTTCGTCGTCGGCGACGGCTTCGAGTCGCTGATGACCGCCGACTACAGCCAGATCGAGCTGCGCGTCATGGCCCATCTCTCCGAGGACGAGGGCCTGATCGAGGCGTTCACCTCCGGTGAGGACCTGCACACCACGGTCGCCTCCCAGGTCTTCTCCGTCGACAAGTCGGCGGTCGACCCGGAGATGCGCCGCAAGATCAAGGCCATGTCCTACGGGCTGGCGTACGGCCTGTCCGCGTTCGGCCTCTCCCAGCAGCTGGGCATCACCCCCGACGAGGCCCGCAAGCTGATGGAGAACTTCTTCGAGCGGTTCGGCGGGGTGCGCGACTATCTCCAGCGGGTCGTCGAGGAGGCGCGCGCCACCGGCTATACGGAGACCATGCTCGGCCGCCGCCGCTATCTGCCGGACCTCACCAGCGACAACCGCCAGCGCCGCGAGATGGCCGAGCGGATGGCGCTCAACGCCCCGATCCAGGGCACCGCCGCCGACATCGTGAAGATCGCGATGCTCAAGGTGGACGCGGCGTTGACGAAGGAGAAACTCTCGTCGCGGATGCTGTTGCAGGTCCACGACGAAATCGTGCTGGAGATCGCCCCCGGTGAGCGGGAGCGGGTGGAGGAGCTGGTGCGCCGGGAGATGATGGGCGCCTTCCAGCTCAGCGCTCCGCTGGACGTATCGGTAGGATCCGGTGCGGACTGGGAGTCCGCGGCTCACTGA
- a CDS encoding DUF3068 domain-containing protein, whose amino-acid sequence MRRRASLVLLAFAVFFAALAPLLRWYAYPRLAKIPPSEYQTAVMEAGPATLLDYGTMKPRTVPKVSIVQTLRGNVPAAKKVGKATGRDVVVWDTLSYVAGPDGKMVSKIPERYVFDAHSQDPVHAGGEHVDGDAVRRDGIEYKWPFLTEKRDYRYFDAQTRTSAPIHYKGTRDFRGLEVYYFEQTIPWTKVPLPKTMPVNGVTPETVRKAGTSRWYSTKRMFWVEPTTGAPVNGQEIHKEELRGGTLLGDRDRVTVFSGHVKMREDYIRHTVDMVKSQRQLVLLLTAYLPWGFLILGLALLALALLLEARARGARPPAAPAAPTALSVAGRSV is encoded by the coding sequence ATGCGCCGCAGAGCAAGTCTGGTGCTGCTGGCCTTCGCCGTCTTCTTCGCCGCACTCGCGCCGCTGCTGCGCTGGTACGCCTATCCCCGGCTGGCCAAGATCCCGCCCAGTGAGTACCAGACGGCCGTGATGGAGGCCGGCCCGGCCACACTGCTCGACTACGGCACCATGAAGCCCCGCACCGTCCCCAAGGTCAGCATCGTGCAGACCCTGCGCGGCAATGTGCCCGCCGCGAAGAAGGTCGGGAAGGCGACCGGGCGCGATGTCGTCGTCTGGGACACCCTGTCGTATGTGGCCGGGCCCGACGGCAAGATGGTCTCCAAGATCCCCGAGCGCTATGTCTTCGACGCCCACTCCCAGGACCCGGTGCACGCGGGCGGCGAACACGTCGACGGGGACGCGGTGCGCCGCGACGGCATCGAGTACAAGTGGCCGTTCCTCACCGAGAAGCGCGACTACCGCTACTTCGACGCCCAGACCCGCACCTCCGCCCCCATCCACTACAAGGGCACCCGCGACTTCCGCGGTCTGGAGGTCTACTACTTCGAGCAGACCATCCCCTGGACCAAGGTGCCGCTGCCCAAGACCATGCCGGTCAACGGCGTCACCCCCGAGACCGTCCGCAAGGCCGGCACCTCCCGCTGGTACAGCACCAAGCGGATGTTCTGGGTCGAGCCCACCACGGGCGCCCCGGTCAACGGGCAGGAGATCCACAAGGAGGAGCTGCGCGGCGGCACACTGCTGGGCGACCGCGACCGGGTGACCGTCTTCTCCGGCCATGTGAAGATGCGCGAGGACTACATCCGGCACACGGTGGACATGGTCAAGTCCCAGCGCCAGCTGGTCCTGCTGCTCACGGCCTATCTGCCGTGGGGCTTCCTGATCCTGGGGCTCGCCCTGCTCGCGCTCGCGCTGCTGCTGGAGGCGCGCGCCCGCGGGGCGCGCCCGCCGGCGGCCCCGGCGGCGCCGACCGCGTTGTCAGTGGCGGGCCGTAGCGTATGA